CGCCCGGAGCCTGGCCGACGCCGACCGGCAGATGTACGAGGCCAAGCAGCGGCGGCGCGCCAGGCCCACCGTCCCCGGCCAGAGGGGCGTCGCGCTCGGGCAGCCCTGAGCCACGCGCCGTCACCGACCGTCGGCCGGACCGGGACAGACCGGGACGGATGCCGCCGGCTTGACAGGTGCCCGGTGGACCACGCACGCTCGCCCCATCGCGTGGGATCGCTCCCACGCCCGGACGAGGAGGTCCGTCGTGCGACGACGCCCCAGCACCCCACCCACCCGACGCCTGACCGCACTGGTCGCAGGCACCGCGCTCGCGTCCACCGGCCTCGGTGCCGTCGCGGCCGCCGGCCCGGCAGCTGCCGACGACCACGAGGCACCTGACCAGATCGTCAACGGCACGTTCGACTCCGGCCTGACGGGCTGGACCGCCTACCCGGCCGGCTCGGTCGTCGACGGCCGCGGCTGCATCGACGTGCCCGGCGGCAGCGGTGCCTACTCCGCGGCCATCACCCAGCTCGTCCCGCTGGTCGCCGGCGAGACCTACGAGCTGGCGTTCACCATCCTCAGCACGCCCGCGACCGAGGGCAACGTCCGCGTCGTCGTGCAGGGCGGCCCGGACGTCAGCTACACGCAGTTCCTGCCGGCCCGGAAGCCCGCCCTCACCGGCGAGCCGCAGCGGCTGTCGTACACGTTCACGCCGGAGCAGAGCTACGAGAAGGCCGAGCTGGCCTTCCAGCAGGACATCACCAACCCCGCGGCCTACCGGGTCTGCGTCGACGACGTGACGCTCACGGGCGGCGCCGAGCCCGACGTGTACGCCCCCGACACCGGCCCGCGGGTGCGGGTCAACCAGGACGCCTACCTGGCCGACGGCCCCAAGCACGCCACGGTCGTCACCGAGAGCACCGACCCGCTGCCCTGGCAGCTGCTCGACGCCGCGGGCGCGGTCGTCACGGCCGGCACCACGGTGCCCGAGGGCGTCGACCCGACCGCCGCGCTCAGCGTGCACACCGTCGACCTGTCCGGCCTGGACACCGCGGGCACGGGCTACGTGCTCGTCGCCGACGGCGAGACCAGCCACCCGTTCGACGTCGCCGCGGACCCGTACGAGGACCTGCGCACCGACACGATGACGTTCTTCTACACCAACCGCTCGGGCATCGAGATCTCCGACGAGCTCGCCCCCGGTTACGGCCGTCCGGCGGGCCACGTCGGCGTCGGACCCAACCAGGGCGACACCGCGGTGCCGTGCCAGGACCTCGAGGACGACAGCCAGGCGCTGTACGACGAGCCCTGGACCTGCGAGGGCACGCGCGACGTGACCGGCGGCTGGTACGACGCCGGCGACCACGGCAAGTACGTCGTCAACGGCGGCATCTCCGTCGCGCAGCTGCTGCAGACCTACGAGCGCAGCCTCCACGCCCCCTCCGCCGACCAGGGCGCCCTCGCCGACGGCTCGCTGAGCATCCCCGAGAGCAGCAACGGCGTGCCCGACGTCCTCGACGAGGCGCGCTGGGAGCTGGAGTGGATGCTGAAGATGCAGGTCCCCGCGGGCCAGCCGTACGCCGGCCTGGTCAACCACAAGGTCGCCGACGTCGACTGGACCGGGCTGCCCCTCGACCCGGCCGCCGACCCGCAGCGCCGCGTGCTCTACCGTCCCTCGACGGCTGCCACGCTCAACCTCGCCGCCGCCGCGGCGCAGGGCGCCCGCCTGTGGGCCGCCTACGACGAGGACTTCGCGCGGGAGCTGCTCGCCGCCGCCGAGACCGCCTACGCCGCGGCCGAGGCCACGCCCGACCTGTACGCCCCCGCGCCCGACGCCTCTGTCGACCCGAACCCGGGCAGCGGGCCCTACGACGACGACGACGTGTCGGACGAGTTCTACTGGGCCGCCGCCGAGCTCTACATCACCACCGGGCAGCAGGCGTTCCAGGCCGACGTCCAGGCCTCGCCGCACCACACCGGCGACGTCTTCGACGCGGCCGGCTTCGACTGGGGCCACGTCGCCCCGCTCGCCCGGCTCGACCTGGCCGCCGTCCCCAACGGCCTGCCC
The nucleotide sequence above comes from Aquipuribacter hungaricus. Encoded proteins:
- a CDS encoding glycoside hydrolase family 9 protein, whose product is MRRRPSTPPTRRLTALVAGTALASTGLGAVAAAGPAAADDHEAPDQIVNGTFDSGLTGWTAYPAGSVVDGRGCIDVPGGSGAYSAAITQLVPLVAGETYELAFTILSTPATEGNVRVVVQGGPDVSYTQFLPARKPALTGEPQRLSYTFTPEQSYEKAELAFQQDITNPAAYRVCVDDVTLTGGAEPDVYAPDTGPRVRVNQDAYLADGPKHATVVTESTDPLPWQLLDAAGAVVTAGTTVPEGVDPTAALSVHTVDLSGLDTAGTGYVLVADGETSHPFDVAADPYEDLRTDTMTFFYTNRSGIEISDELAPGYGRPAGHVGVGPNQGDTAVPCQDLEDDSQALYDEPWTCEGTRDVTGGWYDAGDHGKYVVNGGISVAQLLQTYERSLHAPSADQGALADGSLSIPESSNGVPDVLDEARWELEWMLKMQVPAGQPYAGLVNHKVADVDWTGLPLDPAADPQRRVLYRPSTAATLNLAAAAAQGARLWAAYDEDFARELLAAAETAYAAAEATPDLYAPAPDASVDPNPGSGPYDDDDVSDEFYWAAAELYITTGQQAFQADVQASPHHTGDVFDAAGFDWGHVAPLARLDLAAVPNGLPDRDRVRASVLEGADTYVAAQQANPFGQAYDPEGGVYAWGSNSAVLNNMVVLGYAYDISGDQAYADALLSSLDYLLGRNALNISYVTGYGDVYAENQHSRWYSASLDPSLPNPPAGTVSGGPNSTAPTSGDPVAGPLLAGCPAQLCYVDDIGSWSTNEITVNWNAPMAWVASFVADQDSGSGVEHASCEVTTDVTRTRGRTLTQVTVTSTGTTALEGLEASFSLTGGQHVSTPRFATATQQDERVTVGGKGWSRTVQPGGSVSVTYATTGPAGFASWAPDTVWVGDRPCTTG